The genome window CGCCGAAATTTCTATCCAGTCGACGATCGCCGCCACGTTGGGCTCGCGCCAACCTGGTCCCCAGCCCACGCTGGTCGATTGCAGACCGTCCACCCGTTCGAAGGTTCTGGTGAGGTGGGGTGATAGGCCTTCTCCGATCACAATGGCTGCCTGGCTCCAGCGCAGTTTTCCGCCAAGATCGCTAAGGCCAAGTTCGGTCAGGGCCTCCACGGCTCTTTCGCTAAGTTGATCGGCCGCCGTATCTTTCACGGCCACCAACAGGATGCTGCCGTCATCGAACTGGTCCAGGAAGTCCACGAGTCTGTCCGATGCCTGGGGATCCCCATGGGTATCGAACGAGGCTGCCGATTTGAATTGGCCGGTTTTCCCATCGACCATCGCTAAATTGTAGCCTCGCTGGTTTGGCGAGATATCCTTGCCGTTGAGCCAGATGTGCGCGTAGTTGCCTGCTTCCAGACCGGCGCTTTCGACCAGCAACGCCGCCGGCGGCCCGTCGTCCACGGCCAGGGTTTCGAAGGCGTCTGTTTCGGCAATCGGAAATGTTTTCCCGAAGTTCAGGACGACTTCGTTGGTTTTTTGGCCCAGGACCCCCGCGGGGATGCTGAATCGCAGTTCCTGCCAGTTGCTGTGAAGGTCTCTTGTGTCGGTATCGAATCCATTGACAGAAAGGGACAACGTCTGACCGGAACCCGCGGACCTGGCACGCACAACCAGTTGATGATCTTTCTCTGACAGTGGAGGCAGCAGAAGACGGGTGGCGCTACGATGGGCCCACAGGCCCTGTTCGGCCAGCCCGCCGGGGGCAACCGCCAGTTGAGGCACGCCACTCCAGCCCTCCGCGCGCGACAGGGGTGTTTCGGCGGGCGCCAGGGTAATCGCGGGCAAAGGTTCGGTGGGTTGGACCTGGTAAAGCCGGTGTGGGCCCTCGCGATCAAGCTCGGTGATGGGCAGATAGCTTTCCACGAACGTCGTAAACTCTGCGGGCACGTGATCCTCGTGGACAACCACATAGTCGCTTCCAAGGAATTCCAGAGTGCCCGCGGCATCGGACGCTGCCTGCAGCAGCAAGGCATTGCCCCCAAGGGATGAATCCCCTTCCTGTAGTGCTTTAAGGCCATTTTCGAGCTGTTTCCGAATGTGGGGATGCTCTTCATCGGCATTGGCCAGTACGGTCAAAGGACCGATCAGGGGCGCCTCCAGGAAGTAGCGAAACTTGTGCTCCGGGTTGCGGGAGGTATTGCCGCCAAGGATCGGCTGACCGTGCTCCGTTTGCCACCACTGCTCACGCATGATGATAACATCCTGCTTGCCAAAAACATTGGACCCGTTCCGCCAGCCTGCGGGCAGGTCCAGAACCGATCCTCCTTGCGAGCCGGCCGCGATCTTGCCGTAGATACTGGGCACAGACAGGTCGGTCATAGGCAATGGAGTGGATAGATTCTCGAATACCAGCAGGAGTGCCAGCAGGCTCGCCACGAGTACGAGGCGCCGCTGGCTGTGGAACCCTCGCCCGGCACCGGACAGGCGCGTCAACAGCCAATGGGCTCCGATGGCAAGCAGGGGGCTGGCCGAAACAAGCACCATGACGCTGTATCGACTGGGATAGCGGTTGCCCTTGAAAAAGGGTAATAATTCCAGGATTTGAAATGGGCCTGGCAAGGGGGTGACATAGCCGGTTATCCTCAGAAACGGGCCGAGCGTCAACAGGAAGAAAGACAGAGTCGACAGGCCCCAAAACGCCGCCATGGGCCACCCGCTGCGGCGATAGTCAGGATCTCTGAGCCCGCGCCAGAGACCGAAAAGAACAAAAAGGAGTCCCAGATAGCCCAGGGTCAGGTGCTGCCCCTTGTTAACCTGCCATTGTCTGCCATCTGCCTGCATCTGAGAATCGTTGGCTAATCGCCGGATCACGTTCCCGAACACGGGGTGCAATTGAGTCGGCAGCGCGTACCCGGCCATGTCTGCCGAGTATATGTCGGCGAAGCCACCACCCTCGACAAAAATATCGCCCTCAGCCATCATGTCAGGCAGCATATTGGCCAGAAAGGGGATCAGGCCAATCAGGAATACAACGGCAATGATCACCAGGTTGCGTATCAGGAGTTTGACGGCCTGTGAGGGGTCGATGTTCTGGCCAACCATGCGACCCTTTCTTTTCGCCATCAGGTACTCAAGCAAACGATAGGCGGCGAACAGGGCAATGAAGATCACGATGAAGGTGGCAAAAATCAGTTCTGCGTAGGCCTGGAACAGCAGGAAGAGCGCCGCCAGCAGCGGGTCCCGCCACGTGCTGCGTGGCCGGCCGCTGCGGATGACGTAGAGGACTGCGAAGGGAATCCATTGCGAGCTGGCGATGTTGAACTGGCCCAGCGAAATATAGAACATCTTGCTGGATGAGAATGCGAAAAAAAGCCCTGCCAGAAAGGCGGCGATCAACACCGTCGCTGGCAGATGGGCACTGCTCCCCCGGTCCGGCTGCCTGGCAACCTGCTCCTGCAAAGGGTGTGAGAGGTTTTCGTTGTCGGCTTCCGGCACGGGTTGGACCTTTGGACGCAGAGTTTCAAGAGCCAGGAGGTACGCGCCATAGCCACTCAGTACCAGGGAGGAGAGAAGCAGCAGGTTGGATCCTGCTGTCACGCTGAGGGAGGTCTGCAGCGGCACCGAGAGCAGACCGTTGAGGATCGTCAGCGTATAAAAGGCCAGGTTGATGCCCACGGGAAAGAACATCCACTGGCTTTGAAAGGGATTGATCTGCTGATCGACCAGGCTATGTTTTATCCACCAGAGGTTCCACGCCAGCGCAGGATCGTCGATGCCATCCCCTGGTACATGGGTGAAGAACCGGGTGACCAGAGGGTAGGTCAGGATCAGGCCCAAGACCCCGT of Chloroflexota bacterium contains these proteins:
- a CDS encoding interleukin-like EMT inducer domain-containing protein, coding for MSPRRSPFQHHLIALLSYGVLGLILTYPLVTRFFTHVPGDGIDDPALAWNLWWIKHSLVDQQINPFQSQWMFFPVGINLAFYTLTILNGLLSVPLQTSLSVTAGSNLLLLSSLVLSGYGAYLLALETLRPKVQPVPEADNENLSHPLQEQVARQPDRGSSAHLPATVLIAAFLAGLFFAFSSSKMFYISLGQFNIASSQWIPFAVLYVIRSGRPRSTWRDPLLAALFLLFQAYAELIFATFIVIFIALFAAYRLLEYLMAKRKGRMVGQNIDPSQAVKLLIRNLVIIAVVFLIGLIPFLANMLPDMMAEGDIFVEGGGFADIYSADMAGYALPTQLHPVFGNVIRRLANDSQMQADGRQWQVNKGQHLTLGYLGLLFVLFGLWRGLRDPDYRRSGWPMAAFWGLSTLSFFLLTLGPFLRITGYVTPLPGPFQILELLPFFKGNRYPSRYSVMVLVSASPLLAIGAHWLLTRLSGAGRGFHSQRRLVLVASLLALLLVFENLSTPLPMTDLSVPSIYGKIAAGSQGGSVLDLPAGWRNGSNVFGKQDVIIMREQWWQTEHGQPILGGNTSRNPEHKFRYFLEAPLIGPLTVLANADEEHPHIRKQLENGLKALQEGDSSLGGNALLLQAASDAAGTLEFLGSDYVVVHEDHVPAEFTTFVESYLPITELDREGPHRLYQVQPTEPLPAITLAPAETPLSRAEGWSGVPQLAVAPGGLAEQGLWAHRSATRLLLPPLSEKDHQLVVRARSAGSGQTLSLSVNGFDTDTRDLHSNWQELRFSIPAGVLGQKTNEVVLNFGKTFPIAETDAFETLAVDDGPPAALLVESAGLEAGNYAHIWLNGKDISPNQRGYNLAMVDGKTGQFKSAASFDTHGDPQASDRLVDFLDQFDDGSILLVAVKDTAADQLSERAVEALTELGLSDLGGKLRWSQAAIVIGEGLSPHLTRTFERVDGLQSTSVGWGPGWREPNVAAIVDWIEISAIER